One Curtobacterium sp. BH-2-1-1 genomic region harbors:
- the rlmN gene encoding 23S rRNA (adenine(2503)-C(2))-methyltransferase RlmN — translation MASETRTPFEEQRSARPQVRPRTEGWTQATGTDGRPLLQFASPKRGKPPVHLADMTVAEREAKVVELGLPKFRAKQLSTHYFTHYTSDPAQMTDLPAAQREELVAGMLPPLLTETRRLATDKGDTIKFLWKLHDGALVESVLMRYPGRITLCVSSQAGCGMNCPFCATGQAGLTRNMSTAEIIEQIVRANAAIAAGELGGDPRKGGKDRVDAERVTNIVFMGMGEPLANYKRVMDAVRIMVAPQPNGLGMSARGITVSTVGLVPAINKLADEDIPVTFALSLHAPDDELRDELIPVNSKWKADEAIDAAHNYFVKTGRRVSIEYALIKDMNDHAWRADLLAEKLNKRGKGWVHVNPIPLNPTPGSVWTSSEVHVQDEFVRRLNAAGIPTTLRDTRGKEIDGACGQLAAAE, via the coding sequence ATGGCCTCCGAGACCCGCACCCCCTTCGAAGAGCAGCGCTCTGCTCGTCCGCAGGTGCGTCCGCGCACCGAGGGCTGGACGCAGGCCACCGGGACCGACGGCCGGCCGCTGCTGCAGTTCGCGTCCCCGAAGCGTGGCAAGCCGCCCGTGCACCTCGCCGACATGACGGTCGCCGAGCGTGAGGCGAAGGTCGTCGAGCTGGGGCTGCCGAAGTTCCGCGCCAAGCAGCTCTCGACCCACTACTTCACGCACTACACGTCCGACCCCGCGCAGATGACCGACTTGCCGGCCGCCCAGCGCGAGGAACTCGTGGCGGGCATGCTGCCGCCCCTCCTCACCGAGACCCGTCGTCTGGCGACGGACAAGGGCGACACGATCAAGTTCCTCTGGAAGCTCCACGACGGGGCGCTGGTCGAGTCGGTGCTCATGCGGTACCCGGGGCGCATCACGCTCTGTGTCTCGTCCCAGGCGGGGTGCGGGATGAACTGCCCGTTCTGCGCGACCGGGCAGGCCGGGCTGACCCGGAACATGTCCACGGCCGAGATCATCGAGCAGATCGTCCGTGCCAACGCCGCCATCGCCGCGGGGGAGCTCGGCGGTGATCCCCGCAAGGGCGGGAAGGACCGCGTCGACGCCGAACGCGTGACGAACATCGTGTTCATGGGCATGGGGGAGCCGCTCGCGAACTACAAGCGCGTGATGGACGCCGTCCGGATCATGGTCGCGCCGCAACCCAACGGTCTCGGCATGAGCGCCCGCGGCATCACCGTGTCGACCGTGGGGCTCGTCCCCGCGATCAACAAGCTCGCCGACGAGGACATCCCCGTCACCTTCGCGCTCTCCCTGCACGCGCCCGACGACGAACTCCGCGACGAGCTCATCCCGGTGAACTCGAAGTGGAAGGCGGACGAGGCGATCGACGCCGCCCACAACTACTTCGTCAAGACGGGCCGACGTGTCTCGATCGAGTACGCGCTCATCAAGGACATGAACGACCACGCGTGGCGTGCCGACCTGCTCGCCGAGAAGCTCAACAAGCGCGGCAAGGGGTGGGTGCACGTGAACCCGATCCCGCTCAACCCGACGCCCGGCTCGGTCTGGACCTCGTCCGAGGTCCACGTGCAGGACGAGTTCGTCCGGCGACTCAACGCCGCCGGCATCCCGACGACCCTCCGCGACACCCGCGGCAAGGAGATCGACGGTGCGTGCGGGCAGTTGGCTGCGGCCGAGTAG
- a CDS encoding C40 family peptidase: protein MGRHALPAAPDGAATTEAVELRRPRGRRSAFGPAVARSTFVEHEKPARSVSLSNTRPVASTAVAGAAVLSRSAALRAERAVDPRHVRRAANAKRAAVLLAPALAITSSLTLAVPANAATPSTDAHHGTTTSQHTQTYTVARDVQVPVVSTDGMTTTTTVVSYPTIVTKFGVSTQQAEDAISKILSAGGDRATVVSTALQYMGDPYVEGGASHEGIDCSGLTMVAYAAVGIPLVHYVPTQDAAATTIPESEAQPGDLVVYDNEDHVGIFLGDGLVLQAPHPGAVVDIVPMYSAAHHFARVLPAGS, encoded by the coding sequence ATGGGACGCCACGCACTGCCCGCAGCCCCCGACGGCGCGGCCACCACCGAAGCCGTCGAACTGCGCCGTCCCCGCGGACGTCGTTCCGCGTTCGGCCCCGCCGTGGCCCGCTCGACCTTCGTGGAGCACGAGAAGCCGGCGCGCAGCGTGTCCCTGTCGAACACCCGCCCGGTCGCCTCGACGGCCGTCGCCGGAGCGGCCGTGCTGTCCCGGTCCGCAGCGCTCCGGGCCGAACGGGCGGTCGACCCGCGGCACGTCCGCCGGGCTGCCAACGCGAAGCGCGCAGCGGTGCTCCTCGCGCCCGCACTGGCCATCACCTCGAGCCTGACGCTCGCGGTCCCGGCGAACGCCGCGACCCCGTCGACCGACGCGCACCACGGGACGACCACCTCGCAGCACACGCAGACCTACACCGTCGCCCGGGACGTCCAGGTCCCCGTGGTGTCGACGGACGGCATGACGACGACCACGACCGTGGTGTCCTACCCGACGATCGTGACGAAGTTCGGCGTCAGCACCCAGCAGGCGGAGGACGCGATCTCCAAGATCCTCTCCGCCGGTGGCGACCGGGCCACAGTGGTCTCCACCGCCTTGCAGTACATGGGCGACCCGTACGTCGAGGGCGGCGCGAGCCACGAAGGCATCGACTGCTCCGGCTTGACGATGGTCGCGTACGCGGCCGTCGGGATCCCGCTCGTGCACTACGTCCCGACGCAGGACGCCGCCGCGACGACGATCCCGGAGTCCGAGGCGCAGCCCGGCGACCTCGTCGTGTACGACAACGAGGACCACGTCGGCATCTTCCTCGGCGACGGACTGGTGCTCCAGGCGCCGCACCCCGGCGCGGTCGTCGACATCGTGCCGATGTACTCCGCGGCGCACCACTTCGCCCGGGTGCTCCCCGCCGGCAGCTGA
- a CDS encoding pyridoxamine 5'-phosphate oxidase family protein, producing MRTTSLPSDPADSAVPSLAVRRLRDRQSHDPADLDAILAEAIVAHVGFVRDGHPLVLPFLCGVGDLGAGPVLLLHGSTGGGLFLDAGAAGVPVSATVTHVDGLVFARSTFDSSANYRSAVVVGNAAVVPDDLRTEALWQVADHLMPGRRDEVREMTAKEVRATQVLQLPLEHASVKIRAAGVGESVDDAEDQAVWAGVLPLAVTAGAPIPGDISGDAPVDESVRALASRLDDLARAREARIAAAMRPTPA from the coding sequence ATGCGCACCACGAGCCTCCCGTCCGACCCCGCCGACTCCGCCGTCCCGTCGCTCGCCGTCCGCCGCCTCCGCGACCGCCAGTCCCACGACCCCGCCGACCTCGACGCGATCCTCGCCGAGGCGATCGTCGCGCACGTCGGCTTCGTCCGCGACGGTCACCCGCTCGTCCTGCCGTTCCTCTGCGGCGTCGGCGACCTCGGCGCCGGCCCCGTCCTGCTCCTGCACGGCTCGACCGGCGGCGGTCTCTTCCTCGACGCCGGCGCCGCGGGTGTCCCCGTCAGCGCCACGGTGACCCACGTCGACGGCCTGGTGTTCGCACGCTCGACCTTCGACAGCTCCGCGAACTACCGCAGCGCCGTGGTCGTCGGCAACGCCGCCGTGGTGCCGGACGACCTGCGGACCGAGGCGCTCTGGCAGGTCGCCGACCACCTCATGCCCGGACGCCGCGACGAGGTCCGCGAGATGACCGCCAAGGAGGTCCGTGCCACCCAGGTCCTCCAGCTGCCCCTCGAGCACGCGAGCGTGAAGATCCGCGCCGCCGGCGTCGGCGAGTCGGTCGACGACGCCGAGGACCAGGCGGTCTGGGCGGGCGTCCTCCCGCTCGCGGTCACCGCCGGGGCGCCGATCCCGGGGGACATCTCGGGGGACGCGCCGGTCGACGAGTCGGTGCGCGCCCTGGCGTCCCGCCTCGACGACCTGGCACGGGCTCGGGAGGCGCGGATCGCCGCCGCCATGCGGCCCACCCCCGCATGA
- a CDS encoding PLP-dependent aminotransferase family protein: protein MDQFGKTAGVVARVRAMVQDGTLVAGDAVPSTRVLAAELGVARGTVVAAYEQLDGEGWIRTRQGAVARVAVGVGAGHWPTEHAARDATGRTDGHADGSAGTGADLLDARPGIPAVTAIAARDWRAAWRAAADAPLRNALSDPAGLPELRAQIAAQLGLARGFAPEIGRIVVTAGTAEALSLVTEGLRNRLGRAPVVAVEDPGYRSGRRAMTSAGATLVGVPVDGDGIDVDVLGRIGPVDAVVVTPTHQYPLGSVMPVARRFRLLDWATRTGAVVVEDDYDSEFRHRGSPVPALAALDATGVVVHVGGFSKTLDPRLRCSYVVLPPGPVHEAVAASRLARGPVVAEPVQIALAHLLRTGALRRHLGRVRRDYTHRRERVATRVAAVAGLEARALDGGLHAVLTWSGRAAGRDVVARMARSGVLVSAVEEYEVSPGSAPAGIVLGYGALTLPQLDRALDVLLEVLRVRGD from the coding sequence GTGGACCAGTTCGGGAAGACCGCCGGGGTCGTCGCGCGCGTCCGGGCGATGGTGCAGGACGGGACGCTGGTGGCCGGGGACGCAGTGCCGTCGACCCGCGTCCTCGCGGCGGAGCTGGGGGTGGCGCGGGGGACGGTGGTCGCGGCGTACGAGCAACTCGACGGCGAGGGGTGGATCCGGACGCGGCAGGGTGCGGTGGCGCGGGTGGCGGTGGGGGTCGGTGCGGGCCACTGGCCCACCGAGCACGCTGCGCGCGACGCGACGGGGCGCACGGACGGGCACGCCGACGGCTCGGCGGGTACCGGCGCGGACCTCCTCGACGCCCGCCCCGGGATCCCGGCGGTCACGGCGATCGCCGCCCGCGACTGGCGGGCCGCCTGGCGCGCCGCTGCGGACGCCCCGCTCCGCAACGCACTGTCCGACCCGGCCGGCCTCCCGGAGCTCCGCGCGCAGATCGCTGCCCAGCTCGGCCTCGCTCGCGGGTTCGCCCCGGAGATCGGCCGGATCGTGGTCACCGCCGGCACGGCCGAGGCGCTCTCGCTCGTCACCGAGGGACTCCGGAACCGCCTGGGTCGGGCGCCGGTCGTCGCCGTCGAGGATCCCGGCTACCGCTCCGGACGTCGGGCGATGACGAGCGCCGGAGCCACCCTCGTGGGTGTCCCGGTGGACGGCGACGGGATCGACGTCGACGTCCTCGGCCGCATCGGCCCGGTGGACGCGGTCGTCGTCACGCCGACGCACCAGTACCCGCTCGGCTCGGTGATGCCGGTGGCACGACGGTTCCGCCTGCTCGACTGGGCGACGCGCACCGGGGCGGTCGTGGTCGAGGACGACTACGACTCGGAGTTCCGGCACCGCGGCTCCCCTGTCCCGGCGCTGGCGGCACTCGACGCGACGGGCGTCGTGGTGCACGTCGGCGGGTTCTCGAAGACCCTCGATCCACGGCTGCGCTGCAGCTACGTGGTCCTGCCACCGGGGCCGGTGCACGAGGCCGTCGCCGCCTCGCGCCTCGCTCGCGGACCCGTGGTGGCGGAACCCGTGCAGATCGCGCTCGCGCACCTCCTCCGCACGGGCGCCCTCCGCCGTCACCTCGGCCGCGTGCGCCGGGACTACACGCATCGGCGCGAGCGGGTCGCGACGCGCGTCGCAGCGGTCGCGGGCCTGGAGGCGCGTGCCCTGGACGGCGGGCTGCACGCGGTCCTGACGTGGTCGGGTCGGGCGGCGGGGCGCGACGTGGTCGCCCGGATGGCGCGGTCCGGTGTGCTGGTGAGCGCGGTGGAGGAGTACGAGGTGTCGCCGGGGAGCGCACCGGCGGGGATCGTCCTGGGCTACGGCGCGCTGACGCTGCCGCAGCTCGATCGCGCACTCGACGTCCTGCTCGAGGTCCTGCGGGTCAGGGGCGACTGA
- a CDS encoding alpha/beta fold hydrolase, which translates to MPPETRPVVTDDTEFAVRGAGAPVLVVHGTPGGIDVAEIMARFLPSADFRVVTLSRPGYLGTRVRPGHDSLDDEADRYVEVLDALDIDRVAVLAWSGGAPAAYRFAVRHPERVHSLVVAAGLTGPWTPPEVSAPERLVGGTLLGAALARAAARLVPGVVVRLAVSGVSSLRGRRLREHVRGILRDPERRTFLLDLARTGNTAGPHRAGWEADVRNLGAVTDLDLGAVRAPTLLLHGDADVDVPPSNSVRAADEVPGAELLVLPGGTHFALWDHPDASAVQDRVRSHLRVSRP; encoded by the coding sequence ATGCCACCAGAGACGCGTCCCGTCGTCACCGACGACACCGAGTTCGCCGTCCGCGGCGCGGGCGCTCCCGTCCTCGTCGTGCACGGCACCCCCGGCGGGATCGACGTCGCCGAGATCATGGCGCGGTTCCTGCCGTCCGCCGACTTCCGTGTCGTCACGCTCTCACGTCCCGGGTACCTCGGCACCCGGGTCCGACCGGGCCACGACTCGCTCGACGACGAGGCCGATCGGTACGTCGAGGTCCTCGACGCGCTGGACATCGACCGCGTGGCGGTGCTCGCCTGGTCGGGCGGGGCGCCTGCCGCCTACCGGTTCGCCGTCCGCCACCCCGAGCGGGTCCACTCCCTCGTCGTGGCGGCCGGACTGACCGGTCCCTGGACGCCTCCGGAGGTCTCCGCACCGGAGCGCCTGGTCGGCGGCACCCTCCTCGGCGCCGCGCTCGCCCGGGCCGCCGCGCGACTGGTGCCCGGCGTCGTCGTGCGCCTCGCGGTCTCGGGCGTGAGCTCCCTGCGCGGTCGACGGCTCCGCGAGCACGTCCGCGGGATCCTGCGCGATCCGGAGCGTCGCACGTTCCTGCTCGACCTCGCCCGCACCGGCAACACCGCGGGCCCGCACCGTGCCGGGTGGGAAGCCGACGTCCGGAACCTCGGCGCGGTGACCGACCTCGACCTCGGAGCCGTCCGGGCCCCGACACTGCTGCTGCACGGTGACGCGGACGTCGACGTCCCGCCGTCCAACAGCGTCCGGGCGGCGGACGAGGTGCCGGGAGCGGAGCTCCTCGTCCTGCCCGGCGGCACCCACTTCGCGCTCTGGGACCACCCGGACGCCAGCGCCGTGCAGGACCGGGTGCGGAGCCACCTGCGGGTCAGTCGCCCCTGA
- a CDS encoding helix-turn-helix domain-containing protein yields the protein MIPAADRPPAESSTAEVRRTSVREILQSGTDPDEALEFYRGVYDGHDMAFAPSSSPFGFRYRATGDGRLSLRTSSVSAARSGFLAPERQYLLAWSVEGGIVVDDDVLLRAGVPVMYPAGRPFHVSAPAGTKHLVHFDADFLEAVAVVGTDAAPVPLAFPVTVSAERLAPLQAVLREVARPLLDVAVVDADRAALDLRLAEAVLGAFRSDADRRGTAAPAGTVERAKAFMYAHFDRTIAATDIAAAAEVSVRTLQEGFQRREGSTPMAYLRDLRLEKARLGLQLADPRETSVATVAHSCGFRHMGRFSGSYFSMYGEYPGDTLRGRRRLIAAADIVG from the coding sequence GTGATCCCCGCGGCGGACCGGCCGCCGGCGGAGTCCTCGACCGCGGAGGTCCGTCGGACCTCCGTCCGGGAGATCCTCCAGAGCGGCACCGACCCCGATGAAGCACTCGAGTTCTACCGCGGCGTGTACGACGGCCACGACATGGCCTTCGCCCCTTCCTCGTCGCCGTTCGGCTTCCGGTACCGCGCCACCGGGGACGGTCGCCTGAGCCTCCGCACGTCGTCGGTGTCCGCCGCTCGGTCCGGCTTCCTCGCACCCGAACGGCAGTACCTGCTGGCGTGGTCGGTCGAGGGCGGCATCGTGGTGGACGACGACGTGCTCCTCCGCGCCGGCGTGCCCGTGATGTACCCGGCCGGACGCCCCTTCCACGTCTCGGCACCGGCGGGGACGAAGCACCTCGTGCACTTCGACGCGGACTTCCTCGAGGCCGTCGCGGTCGTGGGCACCGACGCCGCCCCCGTGCCCCTCGCCTTCCCCGTGACCGTGTCCGCCGAACGCCTCGCGCCGCTGCAGGCCGTGCTGCGCGAGGTCGCCCGTCCGCTGCTCGACGTCGCCGTGGTCGACGCCGACCGCGCCGCGCTCGACCTGCGGCTCGCCGAGGCGGTGCTCGGCGCCTTCCGCTCCGATGCCGACCGCCGGGGGACCGCTGCGCCCGCCGGGACGGTCGAACGTGCGAAGGCGTTCATGTACGCGCACTTCGACCGGACCATCGCGGCCACCGACATCGCCGCCGCGGCCGAGGTCAGCGTCCGGACCCTGCAGGAGGGCTTCCAACGACGCGAGGGCAGCACGCCGATGGCGTACCTCCGCGACCTGCGCCTCGAGAAGGCCCGCCTCGGCCTGCAGCTCGCGGACCCCCGCGAGACCTCCGTGGCCACCGTCGCGCACTCCTGCGGCTTCCGGCACATGGGGCGCTTCTCGGGGTCGTACTTCTCGATGTACGGCGAGTACCCGGGGGACACCCTCCGCGGTCGGAGACGACTCATCGCCGCCGCGGATATCGTCGGGTGA
- a CDS encoding GntR family transcriptional regulator, with protein sequence MLITVDPGARASLADQVAAQIRHAIARGEFRNGERLPSARELAAAVDVNMHTVLRAYAQLQDDGLIELRRGRGATVLRSGNASFDRLRSLVVELREQAETLGVPLDDLYAMIKGAR encoded by the coding sequence ATGTTGATCACCGTCGACCCCGGAGCGCGGGCATCGCTCGCGGACCAGGTGGCCGCCCAGATCCGGCACGCGATCGCCCGCGGCGAGTTCCGGAACGGCGAGCGGCTGCCGTCCGCGCGCGAACTCGCGGCCGCCGTCGACGTCAACATGCACACGGTGCTGCGGGCCTACGCCCAGCTGCAGGACGACGGGCTCATCGAGCTGCGCCGGGGCCGCGGTGCCACGGTGCTGCGATCGGGCAACGCGTCGTTCGACCGGCTGCGGTCGCTGGTGGTGGAGCTCCGTGAGCAGGCGGAGACCCTCGGGGTCCCGCTCGACGACCTGTACGCGATGATCAAGGGGGCACGATGA